A single region of the Malus sylvestris chromosome 8, drMalSylv7.2, whole genome shotgun sequence genome encodes:
- the LOC126631743 gene encoding 17.3 kDa class II heat shock protein-like: protein MDIRIQGLDAPLFSTLQHIIDAADDAEKSNAPTRTYVRDAKAMASTPADVKEYLNSYVFVVDMPGLKSGDIKVQVEDDNVLLISGERKREEEKEGAKYVRMERRVGKFMRKFVLPENANVDAISAVCQDGVLTVTVQKLPPPEPKKPKTIEVKIG, encoded by the coding sequence ATGGATATCAGAATCCAGGGTTTGGATGCCCCACTCTTCTCCACACTTCAGCACATCATCGACGCCGCCGACGACGCCGAGAAGTCCAACGCCCCCACCCGGACCTACGTCCGTGACGCCAAGGCCATGGCCTCCACGCCGGCAGACGTCAAGGAGTACCTGAACTCCTACGTGTTCGTGGTGGACATGCCGGGACTGAAGTCCGGGGACATCAAGGTCCAGGTGGAGGACGACAATGTGCTTCTGATCAGCGGCGAGAGGAAGcgggaggaggagaaggaaggggCTAAGTACGTGAGGATGGAGCGGAGGGTCGGCAAGTTCATGAGGAAGTTTGTGTTGCCGGAGAACGCGAACGTGGATGCGATTTCTGCTGTTTGCCAGGATGGGGTTTTGACTGTCACGGTGCAGAAGCTGCCGCCGCCGGAGCCTAAGAAGCCGAAGACAATCGAGGTCAAGATTGGTTGA
- the LOC126631744 gene encoding 17.3 kDa class II heat shock protein-like has product MDIRIQGLDAPLFSTLQHIMDAADDAEKSNAPTRTYVRDAKAMASTPADVKEYPNSYVFVVDMPGLKSGDIKVQVENDNVLLISGERKREEEKEGAKYVRMERRVGKFMRKFVLPENANVDAISAVCQDGVLTVTVQKLPPPEPKKPKTIEVKIG; this is encoded by the coding sequence ATGGATATCAGAATCCAGGGTTTGGATGCCCCACTCTTCTCCACACTTCAGCACATCATGGACGCGGCCGACGACGCCGAGAAGTCCAACGCCCCCACCCGGACCTACGTCCGTGACGCCAAGGCCATGGCCTCCACGCCGGCAGACGTCAAGGAGTACCCGAACTCCTACGTGTTCGTGGTGGACATGCCGGGACTGAAGTCCGGGGACATCAAGGTCCAGGTGGAGAACGACAATGTGCTTCTGATCAGCGGCGAGAGGAAGcgggaggaggagaaggaaggggCTAAGTACGTGAGGATGGAGCGGAGGGTCGGCAAGTTCATGAGGAAGTTTGTGTTGCCGGAGAACGCGAACGTGGATGCGATTTCTGCTGTTTGCCAGGATGGGGTTTTGACTGTCACGGTGCAGAAGCTGCCGCCGCCGGAGCCGAAGAAGCCCAAGACAATCGAGGTCAAGATTGGTTGA
- the LOC126631742 gene encoding 17.3 kDa class II heat shock protein-like, whose protein sequence is MDVRIQGLDAPLFSTLQHIIDAADDAEKSYNAPTRTYFRDAKAMVSTPADVKEYPTSYVFVVDMPGLKSGDIKAQVEDDNVLLISGERKREEEKEGAKYVRMERRVGKFMRKFVLPENANVDAISAVCQDGVLTVTVQKLPPPEPKKPKTIEVKIG, encoded by the coding sequence ATGGATGTCAGAATCCAGGGTTTGGATGCCCCGCTCTTCTCCACACTTCAGCACATCATCGACGCCGCCGACGACGCCGAGAAATCCTACAACGCCCCCACCCGGACCTACTTCCGCGACGCCAAGGCCATGGTCTCCACGCCGGCAGACGTCAAGGAGTACCCGACCTCCTACGTGTTCGTGGTGGACATGCCGGGACTGAAGTCCGGGGACATCAAGGCCCAGGTGGAGGACGACAATGTGCTTCTGATCAGCGGCGAGAGGAAGcgggaggaggagaaggaaggggCTAAGTACGTGAGGATGGAGCGGAGGGTCGGCAAGTTCATGAGGAAGTTTGTGTTGCCGGAGAATGCGAACGTGGATGCGATTTCTGCTGTTTGCCAGGATGGGGTTTTGACTGTCACAGTGCAGAAGCTGCCGCCGCCGGAGCCGAAGAAGCCGAAGACAATCGAGGTCAAGATTGGTTGA